The following proteins are encoded in a genomic region of Gossypium hirsutum isolate 1008001.06 chromosome D05, Gossypium_hirsutum_v2.1, whole genome shotgun sequence:
- the LOC121217744 gene encoding pentatricopeptide repeat-containing protein At1g28690, mitochondrial isoform X1 produces the protein MKSGRLPLIKSSIFSSSPNHRSLLIPLNTTVSTNHQNYLSNPTSTTFSIAIQHFINSDTPFHGQKIHAHIIKSGFSPNTNISIKLLILHLKTGCLRYATQMFDELPQHTLSAYNYLIGGYLKNGNVQESLGLVRRMVDSGEKPDGFTFSMILKASACGSSTVTLPRFLGRMAHALMVKLDVEPDEVLYTALVDSYVKSGKVQYARTVFDMMLEKNVVCSTALITGYMNNGSVEEAENVFNKTVEKDIVVFNAMIEGYSKSVETAKKGLEIFVEMQRLNFRPNISTFVSLIGACSVLSVVEIGQQVQGQLMKTESFMDIKIASALVDMHAKCGRIEDARRVFNYMPEKNVFTWTSMIDGYGKNGNPIKALELFYVMQECCVEPNDVTFLSALSACGHAGLLAKGREIFESMERDYSIKPKMEHYACMVDLLERAGRLDLAWELVMGMPEKPNSDVWAALLSSCRLHGDVQMASIAANELFKLNVDSRPGAFVALSNTLAAAGKWDGVSDLREMMKIIK, from the exons ATGAAAAGTGGAAGACTTCCCTTGATCAAATCGTCCATTTTCTCATCATCACCCAACCATCGAAGCTTGCTGATCCCGCTTAACACTACTGTTTCGACAAACCACCAAAACTATCTCTCTAACCCAACCTCCACAACTTTCTCTATTgccattcaacatttcattaactCAGATACCCCTTTCCATGGCCAAAAGATTCACGCGCACATTATAAAATCTGGGTTTTCTCCCAATACGAATATTTCCATCAAACTCCTTATATTGCACCTAAAAACTGGGTGCTTGAGATATGCCacccaaatgttcgatgaattgCCGCAGCACACTTTGTCCGCATACAATTATTTGATTGGTGGGTACCTTAAAAATGGGAATGTTCAGGAGTCACTTGGTTTGGTTCGTAGAATGGTTGATTCAGGTGAAAAGCCTGATGGGTTCACATTTTCGATGATTTTAAAGGCGTCTGCTTGTGGGAGTAGTACAGTGACGTTACCGCGGTTTTTAGGAAGGATGGCCCATGCCCTGATGGTGAAATTGGATGTAGAGCCTGATGAAGTGCTTTATACAGCGCTTGTTGACTCATATGTGAAGAGTGGGAAGGTTCAATATGCCAGGACTGTTTTTGATATGATGTTGGAAAAGAATGTGGTTTGCTCAACGGCATTGATCACTGGCTACATGAACAATGGATCGGTAGAGGAGGCTGAAAATGTGTTTAATAAAACGGTTGAAAAAGATATCGTAGTTTTCAATGCAATGATTGAAGGTTACAGTAAATCAGTTGAAACTGCTAAGAAAGGGCTTGAGATTTTTGTTGAAATGCAACGGTTGAATTTCCGGCCTAATATTTCAACTTTTGTGAGTCTAATTGGAGCTTGTTCTGTTTTATCTGTAGTTGAAATAGGTCAACAAGTTCAAGGTCAATTAATGAAGACTGAGTCCTTTATGGACATCAAGATTGCAAGTGCTCTTGTTGATATGCATGCAAAATGTGGAAGAATTGAGGATGCCAGAAGAGTTTTCAACTACATGCCGGAAAAGAATGTTTTCACATGGACCTCAATGATTGATGGATATGGGAAGAATGGGAACCCAATTAAAGCACTGGAACTGTTCTATGTGATGCAAGAGTGTTGTGTCGAACCAAATGATGTAACATTCCTTAGCGCTCTCTCTGCTTGTGGACATGCCGGTTTACTTGCCAAAGGCCGTGAGATCTTTGAGAGTATGGAGAGAGATTACTCAATAAAACCGAAGATGGAGCACTATGCTTGCATGGTTGACCTTCTGGAACGTGCAGGGCGTTTAGATCTGGCATGGGAACTTGTAATGGGGATGCCTGAGAAGCCCAATTCTGATGTTTGGGCAGCTTTGCTCAGTTCTTGCAGGCTACATGGCGATGTACAAATGGCTAGCATAGCTGCCAACGAACTTTTTAAGTTAAATGTCGACAGTAGGCCAGGGGCATTTGTTGCTCTATCAAATACTTTGGCAGCTGCTGGAAAATGGGATGGTGTGAGTGATTTGAGGGAGATGATGAAG ATAATCAAGTGA
- the LOC121217744 gene encoding pentatricopeptide repeat-containing protein At1g28690, mitochondrial isoform X2 yields the protein MKSGRLPLIKSSIFSSSPNHRSLLIPLNTTVSTNHQNYLSNPTSTTFSIAIQHFINSDTPFHGQKIHAHIIKSGFSPNTNISIKLLILHLKTGCLRYATQMFDELPQHTLSAYNYLIGGYLKNGNVQESLGLVRRMVDSGEKPDGFTFSMILKASACGSSTVTLPRFLGRMAHALMVKLDVEPDEVLYTALVDSYVKSGKVQYARTVFDMMLEKNVVCSTALITGYMNNGSVEEAENVFNKTVEKDIVVFNAMIEGYSKSVETAKKGLEIFVEMQRLNFRPNISTFVSLIGACSVLSVVEIGQQVQGQLMKTESFMDIKIASALVDMHAKCGRIEDARRVFNYMPEKNVFTWTSMIDGYGKNGNPIKALELFYVMQECCVEPNDVTFLSALSACGHAGLLAKGREIFESMERDYSIKPKMEHYACMVDLLERAGRLDLAWELVMGMPEKPNSDVWAALLSSCRLHGDVQMASIAANELFKLNVDSRPGAFVALSNTLAAAGKWDGVSDLREMMKVRGISKDTACSWVGTDGGL from the coding sequence ATGAAAAGTGGAAGACTTCCCTTGATCAAATCGTCCATTTTCTCATCATCACCCAACCATCGAAGCTTGCTGATCCCGCTTAACACTACTGTTTCGACAAACCACCAAAACTATCTCTCTAACCCAACCTCCACAACTTTCTCTATTgccattcaacatttcattaactCAGATACCCCTTTCCATGGCCAAAAGATTCACGCGCACATTATAAAATCTGGGTTTTCTCCCAATACGAATATTTCCATCAAACTCCTTATATTGCACCTAAAAACTGGGTGCTTGAGATATGCCacccaaatgttcgatgaattgCCGCAGCACACTTTGTCCGCATACAATTATTTGATTGGTGGGTACCTTAAAAATGGGAATGTTCAGGAGTCACTTGGTTTGGTTCGTAGAATGGTTGATTCAGGTGAAAAGCCTGATGGGTTCACATTTTCGATGATTTTAAAGGCGTCTGCTTGTGGGAGTAGTACAGTGACGTTACCGCGGTTTTTAGGAAGGATGGCCCATGCCCTGATGGTGAAATTGGATGTAGAGCCTGATGAAGTGCTTTATACAGCGCTTGTTGACTCATATGTGAAGAGTGGGAAGGTTCAATATGCCAGGACTGTTTTTGATATGATGTTGGAAAAGAATGTGGTTTGCTCAACGGCATTGATCACTGGCTACATGAACAATGGATCGGTAGAGGAGGCTGAAAATGTGTTTAATAAAACGGTTGAAAAAGATATCGTAGTTTTCAATGCAATGATTGAAGGTTACAGTAAATCAGTTGAAACTGCTAAGAAAGGGCTTGAGATTTTTGTTGAAATGCAACGGTTGAATTTCCGGCCTAATATTTCAACTTTTGTGAGTCTAATTGGAGCTTGTTCTGTTTTATCTGTAGTTGAAATAGGTCAACAAGTTCAAGGTCAATTAATGAAGACTGAGTCCTTTATGGACATCAAGATTGCAAGTGCTCTTGTTGATATGCATGCAAAATGTGGAAGAATTGAGGATGCCAGAAGAGTTTTCAACTACATGCCGGAAAAGAATGTTTTCACATGGACCTCAATGATTGATGGATATGGGAAGAATGGGAACCCAATTAAAGCACTGGAACTGTTCTATGTGATGCAAGAGTGTTGTGTCGAACCAAATGATGTAACATTCCTTAGCGCTCTCTCTGCTTGTGGACATGCCGGTTTACTTGCCAAAGGCCGTGAGATCTTTGAGAGTATGGAGAGAGATTACTCAATAAAACCGAAGATGGAGCACTATGCTTGCATGGTTGACCTTCTGGAACGTGCAGGGCGTTTAGATCTGGCATGGGAACTTGTAATGGGGATGCCTGAGAAGCCCAATTCTGATGTTTGGGCAGCTTTGCTCAGTTCTTGCAGGCTACATGGCGATGTACAAATGGCTAGCATAGCTGCCAACGAACTTTTTAAGTTAAATGTCGACAGTAGGCCAGGGGCATTTGTTGCTCTATCAAATACTTTGGCAGCTGCTGGAAAATGGGATGGTGTGAGTGATTTGAGGGAGATGATGAAGGTAAGAGGGATATCAAAAGATACTGCCTGCAGTTGGGTAGGGACAGATGGTGGTTTATAA